One genomic segment of Arthrobacter sp. JZ12 includes these proteins:
- a CDS encoding MMPL family transporter translates to MAFLLYRLGSFAYRRRWWVVSAWLAIMVAVGSSAVAFSGTLSNNFTIPGTESQRVLDQLKEDMPDAVGGMGTIVFQNPDGAFTEEQRDAVSSALEDVAELEGVEAVINPFATAQQLADSREELQSGRDELDAGAQQLSDGEAQLEQGQAQLDEQRAQFEAARQFLPGPQAEATEAQLDAAQAEIDAQREQIAEGQAELEAGRADLDRGERQLEASSGVQFVSDDESTAVASVQFTSSVDAITPETREGVQEAADPAAETGVNVEYSKEIVSDISEIFGPAEVIGLAVAALVLIVMLGTLIAAGLPLLMAIVGVGVGVGITFALTGVIQMSSISPVLALMLGLAVGIDYSLFIVNRHRTQLLRGMPMQESIARATGTAGNAVLFAGITVIIALAALAVPGLPFLTILGMSAAGTVAVAVLVALTLTPALLGLMGRRVISKRRWQKAEAEGAGAQEAAEHTADDSYAAGRGWGGAVTRRPVLTVLGGVVALAVLALPAMDLRVGLPDGGSEPADSTAYRAYSIVGEEFGEGTNGPLLVVGEMPEIDDEGERTDLQLDVADALAAVDDVAAAVPAGMSDDGRTAIYQVLPEEGPASESTENLVRDLRAEAASIEDATGVTVSVTGQTAANIDVSAKLMEAMPLYLGIVVGLSLILLLLVFRSILVPLIATAGFLLSLLASFGATVAIYQWGWFGDVFGVNNPGPILSFLPIILIGVLFGLAMDYQMFLVSGMRESFVHGRPAKEAVRVGFSHGARVVTAAAIIMVSVFAGFVFSHLTMVRPIGFGLAFGVLLDAFVVRMTLIPAAMHLLGRAAWWLPKWLDRILPDVDVEGARLTAAGDAQELRTSEPVRAGK, encoded by the coding sequence ATGGCATTTCTCCTGTACCGACTTGGTTCCTTCGCCTATCGCCGCCGCTGGTGGGTAGTGTCTGCCTGGCTGGCCATCATGGTCGCCGTGGGAAGCTCCGCCGTCGCCTTCTCCGGCACCCTGAGCAACAACTTCACCATCCCGGGCACCGAATCCCAGCGGGTCCTCGACCAGCTGAAGGAAGACATGCCCGACGCCGTGGGCGGAATGGGCACCATCGTCTTCCAGAACCCGGACGGCGCCTTCACCGAGGAACAGCGCGACGCCGTCAGCTCCGCCCTCGAGGATGTGGCCGAGCTTGAGGGCGTCGAAGCGGTGATCAACCCCTTCGCCACGGCCCAACAGCTTGCCGACAGCCGCGAGGAACTGCAGAGCGGCCGTGACGAGCTCGACGCCGGTGCGCAGCAGCTCAGCGACGGCGAGGCCCAGCTTGAGCAGGGACAGGCACAGCTCGATGAGCAGCGCGCCCAGTTCGAGGCGGCCCGGCAGTTCCTGCCCGGACCCCAGGCAGAGGCGACCGAGGCCCAGCTTGACGCCGCCCAGGCCGAGATCGATGCCCAGCGCGAGCAGATCGCGGAGGGACAGGCAGAGCTCGAAGCCGGGCGCGCCGATCTCGACCGCGGCGAGCGCCAGCTTGAAGCGTCCTCCGGCGTGCAGTTCGTGTCCGACGACGAAAGCACCGCCGTCGCAAGCGTGCAGTTCACCTCGTCCGTCGACGCAATCACTCCCGAAACCCGCGAAGGCGTCCAGGAAGCCGCTGACCCCGCAGCGGAAACCGGCGTCAACGTCGAGTACAGCAAGGAAATCGTCTCTGACATATCCGAGATCTTCGGTCCGGCAGAGGTCATTGGCCTGGCGGTTGCCGCACTGGTCCTGATCGTCATGCTCGGCACCCTCATTGCTGCGGGGCTGCCGCTGCTCATGGCCATTGTCGGCGTGGGAGTGGGCGTCGGCATCACCTTCGCCCTCACCGGTGTGATCCAGATGAGCTCCATCTCGCCGGTCCTCGCGCTGATGCTGGGCCTCGCCGTCGGAATCGACTACTCGCTGTTCATCGTCAACCGCCACCGCACGCAGCTGCTGCGCGGGATGCCGATGCAGGAGTCGATTGCCCGTGCCACCGGCACCGCCGGAAACGCCGTCCTCTTCGCCGGCATCACGGTCATCATTGCGCTCGCGGCGCTGGCCGTTCCGGGCCTGCCGTTCCTCACCATCCTGGGCATGTCTGCAGCCGGGACCGTCGCCGTCGCCGTGCTCGTCGCCCTGACCCTGACCCCGGCACTGCTCGGATTGATGGGCCGGCGGGTCATCTCGAAGCGCCGCTGGCAGAAGGCGGAAGCGGAAGGGGCGGGAGCGCAGGAAGCCGCAGAGCACACTGCCGACGATTCCTACGCAGCCGGACGGGGCTGGGGCGGCGCGGTCACCCGCCGGCCCGTCCTCACCGTCCTTGGCGGCGTCGTCGCACTGGCTGTGCTTGCGCTGCCCGCAATGGACCTGCGCGTCGGACTGCCCGACGGCGGTTCCGAACCGGCCGACTCTACCGCCTACCGGGCTTACAGCATCGTGGGGGAGGAGTTCGGCGAGGGCACTAACGGTCCGCTCCTTGTGGTGGGCGAAATGCCCGAAATCGACGACGAGGGCGAACGCACTGACCTCCAGCTTGACGTTGCCGACGCACTTGCCGCCGTCGACGACGTCGCCGCAGCGGTGCCCGCGGGCATGAGCGACGACGGACGCACCGCGATTTACCAGGTCCTCCCGGAGGAGGGGCCGGCGAGTGAGAGCACCGAGAACCTGGTGCGTGACCTGCGTGCGGAGGCGGCCTCCATCGAGGACGCAACGGGTGTCACAGTGTCGGTGACCGGCCAGACGGCCGCGAACATCGACGTATCCGCCAAGCTCATGGAGGCGATGCCGCTCTACCTGGGCATCGTCGTCGGGCTGTCGCTGATCCTGCTGCTGCTGGTCTTCCGTTCAATCCTGGTTCCGCTGATCGCCACGGCAGGGTTCCTGCTCTCGCTCCTGGCCAGCTTCGGTGCAACGGTTGCCATCTACCAGTGGGGCTGGTTCGGGGATGTCTTCGGTGTGAACAACCCCGGTCCCATCCTGAGCTTCCTGCCCATCATCCTGATCGGCGTACTGTTCGGCCTGGCGATGGACTACCAGATGTTCCTGGTCTCCGGCATGCGGGAGTCCTTCGTCCATGGACGTCCGGCGAAGGAAGCCGTTCGAGTGGGCTTCAGCCACGGCGCACGCGTCGTGACAGCCGCCGCGATCATCATGGTCTCGGTATTCGCCGGTTTCGTCTTCTCCCACCTGACCATGGTCCGACCGATCGGCTTCGGGCTCGCGTTCGGTGTCCTGCTCGACGCCTTCGTGGTCCGCATGACCCTCATCCCGGCAGCTATGCACCTGCTGGGCCGGGCCGCCTGGTGGCTGCCCAAGTGGCTGGATCGAATCCTGCCGGATGTGGACGTGGAAGGCGCACGTCTCACCGCCGCCGGCGACGCCCAGGAACTCCGGACATCCGAGCCCGTGCGCGCCGGGAAGTAG
- a CDS encoding TetR/AcrR family transcriptional regulator, which yields MTQQLTSRREQNKRDTRRAIAQAALDLARSEGLGAFTAEQIAERANISRRTFFNYFHSPEEALSVSTEAFLDRAAAELAARPRDEPILDAMIAALAATTKAENLKDCGDLFRMAANNPDLLGTQLLAWERAEARIIAAVEDRLQGEASALYIHALVGSLLSCAKAAMREWAASDHPDETSANILENHIVATLTMMRDGFSHPTL from the coding sequence GTGACTCAACAGTTGACGAGCCGTCGAGAGCAGAACAAGCGTGATACCCGACGCGCCATCGCTCAAGCCGCTCTTGACCTGGCGCGTTCGGAGGGGCTCGGTGCTTTCACCGCCGAGCAGATAGCCGAACGCGCCAACATCTCCCGGCGCACCTTCTTCAACTACTTCCACAGCCCTGAAGAGGCGCTCAGCGTTTCGACCGAAGCCTTCCTCGATCGGGCTGCCGCCGAACTTGCTGCGCGGCCAAGAGACGAACCGATCCTGGACGCGATGATCGCCGCCCTCGCTGCCACCACCAAGGCCGAGAATCTCAAGGACTGCGGCGACCTTTTCCGCATGGCTGCCAACAACCCTGACCTGCTGGGGACCCAGCTGCTCGCCTGGGAGCGGGCAGAAGCACGCATCATCGCCGCCGTCGAAGACCGGCTGCAGGGAGAAGCTTCAGCTCTCTACATCCACGCGCTTGTCGGATCGCTGCTGTCCTGCGCGAAGGCGGCCATGCGTGAATGGGCCGCCAGCGACCACCCCGACGAGACCTCCGCAAACATCCTCGAAAATCACATCGTCGCCACGCTGACCATGATGCGCGACGGCTTCTCACATCCAACCCTCTAG
- a CDS encoding VOC family protein, producing the protein MRIALTSVFVDDQRAALDFYTNVLGFEKRHDIPLGDDFWLTVVSPEAPEGPELLLEPAGHPAVKPYRDALVEDGIPLAQFAVNDLAAEYDRLTGLGVVFTQQPMDIGTAVVAVLDDTCGNLIQLVELKDTAPM; encoded by the coding sequence ATGAGAATCGCCCTCACCAGTGTTTTCGTCGACGACCAGCGCGCAGCCCTGGACTTCTATACCAACGTGCTGGGTTTCGAGAAGCGCCATGACATCCCTCTTGGGGATGACTTCTGGCTCACCGTCGTATCACCCGAAGCGCCGGAAGGTCCTGAGCTACTCCTGGAACCGGCGGGCCACCCGGCGGTGAAGCCCTACCGCGATGCTTTGGTTGAGGACGGCATTCCCCTGGCGCAGTTCGCAGTGAACGACCTTGCAGCCGAATATGACCGGCTGACCGGGCTCGGTGTCGTCTTCACCCAGCAGCCCATGGACATCGGCACTGCAGTCGTCGCCGTTCTTGATGACACGTGCGGAAACCTTATCCAGCTCGTCGAGCTGAAGGACACGGCTCCTATGTGA
- a CDS encoding metalloregulator ArsR/SmtB family transcription factor, whose amino-acid sequence MTDVFRALDDETRRLVLDELAARDGRTLFEICTVLTMRHGITSTRQAISQHLAVLEAAGLVTTERRGRSKLHYFNPEPIAGIARRWPIERNLP is encoded by the coding sequence ATGACAGACGTGTTCCGGGCGCTCGACGACGAGACACGGCGCCTCGTCCTTGATGAGCTCGCCGCGCGGGACGGGCGGACGCTGTTCGAGATTTGCACCGTGCTGACCATGCGCCATGGCATCACCAGCACGCGCCAGGCCATCTCGCAGCATCTCGCTGTGCTCGAGGCGGCCGGACTGGTCACCACCGAACGCCGTGGGCGCTCCAAGCTCCATTACTTCAACCCAGAACCCATTGCTGGCATTGCTCGTCGCTGGCCCATCGAAAGGAACCTCCCATGA